A stretch of the Actinomyces faecalis genome encodes the following:
- the rph gene encoding ribonuclease PH yields the protein MTSPSTFTRQDGRATDELRPVTITRHWQEHGEGSVLVEFGRTRVLCVASFTEGVPRWRKGSGEGWVTAEYAMLPRAGSERSGRESVRGKVGGRTHEISRLIGRALRGVVDVAALGENTIALDCDVLQADGGTRTASVTGAYVALADAVAWGTARGLITPRAGKPVVSDSLSAISVGIIDGVPCLDLPYEEDVRAHTDMNVVQTGAGQFIEVQGTAEHAPFDRDELDSLLDLATKGNAELAALQKAVLDGPSDEPFTVRSDQSA from the coding sequence GTGACTTCTCCATCTACCTTCACCCGTCAGGACGGGCGCGCCACCGACGAGCTGCGCCCTGTCACCATCACCCGTCACTGGCAGGAGCACGGCGAGGGCAGCGTCCTGGTCGAGTTCGGACGTACCCGCGTGCTCTGCGTCGCCTCCTTCACCGAGGGCGTCCCCCGCTGGCGCAAGGGCAGCGGCGAGGGCTGGGTGACCGCCGAGTACGCGATGCTCCCCCGTGCAGGCTCGGAGCGTTCGGGCCGCGAGTCTGTCCGAGGCAAGGTCGGCGGGCGCACGCACGAGATCTCGCGCCTCATCGGTCGGGCCCTGCGCGGCGTCGTCGACGTGGCGGCGCTGGGCGAGAACACCATCGCCCTGGACTGCGACGTCCTGCAGGCCGACGGCGGCACCCGCACCGCCTCGGTGACCGGTGCCTACGTGGCCCTGGCCGACGCCGTCGCCTGGGGCACCGCGCGGGGCCTCATCACCCCGCGCGCCGGCAAGCCGGTCGTCTCTGACTCGCTGTCCGCCATCAGCGTCGGGATCATCGACGGCGTGCCCTGCCTGGACCTGCCCTACGAGGAGGACGTGCGCGCCCACACTGACATGAACGTGGTCCAGACCGGAGCCGGACAGTTCATCGAGGTGCAGGGAACGGCTGAGCACGCCCCGTTCGACCGTGACGAGCTCGACTCGTTGCTGGACCTGGCCACCAAGGGCAACGCTGAGCTCGCCGCCCTGCAGAAGGCCGTCCTGGACGGCCCCTCGGACGAGCCCTTCACCGTCCGCTCGGACCAGAGCGCCTGA